Proteins encoded together in one Solanum lycopersicum chromosome 7, SLM_r2.1 window:
- the LOC101256100 gene encoding protein OS-9 homolog, with the protein MRSIWCLIVLIFSISLLYGVVTSSQILSVHAGASFSQSSKEPKYKVEFHSEDSPFQPDDDQETILMPNKNGEKFLCYLPKVDKPKIGKPVTTNISSLVVDTEKRIKLKTPDELLEVLKDKCLVRQEGWWSYEFCYEKKLRQVHLEDEKLVQEFILGNYDAVATAAYHQKHSDSSVLKDPRSKDASQRYHAHIYTNGTMCDLTNEPRQTEVRFVCSEPRAMISSITELSTCKYALTVHCPTLCKHPLFQEERPVWHTINCNILPKDYRETKVEDNFENEKIAMVTDSKYQYQPSIDSDEHVRVEEDNSDDENITVAT; encoded by the exons atGAGATCGATATGGTGTTTGATTGTTCTAATTTTCTCCATTAGCCTCTTATACGGCGTCGTTACTTCCTCTCAGATATTATCTGTTCACGCAG GCGCATCATTCAGTCAAAGTTCTAAAGAACCAAAATATAAGGTTGAGTTTCATTCAGAAGACTCACCTTTCCAACCG GATGATGATCAGGAAACTATTCTCATGCCCAACAAAAATGGGGAGAAGTTCCTCTGTTATTTGCCTAAAGTCGATAAACCGAAGATTGGTAAACCAGTGACAACCAATATAAGCAGTTTGGTCGTGGACACTGAGAAACGCATCAAGTTGAAGACGCCAGATGAACTACTTGAAGTACTGAAGGATAAATGCCTTGTCAGG CAAGAAGGGTGGTGGTCATATGAATTCTGTTATGAGAAGAAGTTGAGGCAAGTTCATTTGGAGGATGAAAAG TTGGTTCAAGAATTTATCTTGGGTAATTATGATGCTGTGGCTACCGCAGCTTATCATCAGAAGCACTCAGATAGTTCAGTACTAAAGGATCCCCGTTCGAAAGATGCATCACAAAG ATATCATGCTCATATATATACTAATGGAACCATGTGTGATTTAACAAATGAGCCACGACAGACAGAG GTGAGGTTTGTTTGCTCAGAGCCTAGAGCAATGATAAGCTCTATAACTGAATTGTCCACCTGCAAATACGCTCTCACCGTACACTGCCCAACCCTCTGCAAACACCC GCTCTTTCAAGAAGAAAGACCAGTGTGGCATACCATTAACTGTAATATTCTTCCAAAAGATTACAGAGAAACGAAAGTTGAAGATAactttgaaaatgaaaagatcGCCATGGTGACAGACTCAAAGTATCAGTATCAGCCTTCGATTGATTCAGATGAGCACGTGAGAGTGGAGGAAGACAATTCAGATGATGAAAATATCACTGTAGCAACATAA